The proteins below come from a single Balaenoptera musculus isolate JJ_BM4_2016_0621 chromosome 1, mBalMus1.pri.v3, whole genome shotgun sequence genomic window:
- the LOC118881348 gene encoding uncharacterized protein LOC118881348: MSKELPPRPWGPSRGAPMPRGAWPTLPQRKARRSRACQKPAAAARWAFHPGLSAVLSRFPAGIRTPTEPPLLGGGVSRLAPARLLPRTEKALSARPGCPLTAASVVSGPCHGRLQQGAELRWGAGQENTNTGSPSRLGTPDSPSQVAASRTRGQEGPASSGGAPAHSGPLCAPSLSSCGGDNCGAVSRLWDCTLAGAQERRAGVRGEGLSVLSLAGVP, translated from the exons ATGTCCAAGGAGCTGCCCCCGAGACCCTGGGGTCCTAGCAGAGGCGCCCCGATGCCAAGGGGCGCATGGCCCACGCTACCCCAGAGGAAAGCCCGACGGAGCCGGGCTTGTCAAAAGCCAGCGGCGGCAGCGCGCTGGGCCTTCCACCCTGGCCTCTCCGCCGTCCTCAGCCGCTTCCCTGCCGGGATTCGAACCCCGACGGAGCCCCcactgctggggggtggggtgtccAGGCTTGCGCCCGCCCGCTTACTGCCCCGGACGGAGAAGGCGCTCTCTGCCCGGCCGGGATGCCCACTGACCGCCGCCTCTGTTGTTTCCGGCCCTTG CCACGGCAGGCTCCAGCAGGGAGCAGAATTGCGCTGGGGCGCTGGCCAGGAGAACACAAACACAGGGTCGCCCTCCCGCCTCGGCACCCCAGATTCTCCCAGCCAG GTGGCAGCCAGCAGGACCCGAGGTCAGGAAGGCCCAGCCTCTTCTGGGGGTGCCCCAGCTCACTCAGGCCCTCTCTGTGCTCCCTCCCTCAGCTCATGCGGTGGTGACAATTGTGGAGCAGTCTCCAGACTCTGGGACTGCACCCTTGCCGGGGCCCAGGAGAGGAGGGCGGGCGTCCGGGGAGAGGGCCTGTCGGTGCTGTCTCTGGCCGGTGTCCCCTAG